In the Paenibacillus sp. FSL H7-0357 genome, one interval contains:
- a CDS encoding GNAT family N-acetyltransferase yields MKITLRRYRLLSDFERVSQFMRLNFKKYQLGGNVPQPFWEYAHTHPYFNHSLTHRFGIWEENEEVVGVACYEMDVGECYFSTKEGYDFLKHEMVEYAETELSKRSADQYSLDIRVYDYEEHLMKLLVQKGYHKVYSEPIRVYNYVSGFSTRTLPEGFTFITLENENDLRKINDVLWRGFNHGDEPDDDLDSRLLMQSGPHFRKDLTAIIKAPNGEYACFAGMWVDGVNDFAYLEPLATDPRYRSLGLATVAVTELMKRTEQLGATYCFGGAPDFYPKIGFETACHREMWSKAW; encoded by the coding sequence ATGAAGATTACGTTAAGAAGGTATAGATTACTTTCCGATTTCGAAAGAGTCTCTCAGTTCATGAGATTAAACTTCAAGAAGTATCAGTTGGGTGGTAATGTCCCGCAGCCTTTTTGGGAGTATGCGCATACACACCCTTATTTTAATCATTCTCTAACACATCGATTCGGTATTTGGGAGGAGAACGAAGAAGTTGTAGGTGTAGCTTGCTATGAAATGGACGTTGGCGAATGCTACTTTTCAACCAAAGAAGGATATGATTTTTTAAAACATGAAATGGTTGAATATGCAGAGACAGAGCTGTCTAAGAGATCAGCTGACCAATACAGCCTCGATATTAGGGTATACGATTATGAAGAACATCTTATGAAATTACTTGTCCAAAAAGGATATCACAAGGTATACAGTGAGCCAATCCGAGTTTACAATTACGTTTCGGGTTTTTCCACGCGCACATTACCCGAGGGATTCACTTTCATAACTTTAGAAAATGAAAATGACCTGCGTAAAATTAACGATGTATTGTGGCGGGGATTCAACCATGGAGACGAGCCTGACGATGACCTTGATTCCAGATTGCTCATGCAGAGTGGTCCACATTTCAGAAAGGACCTTACCGCAATAATAAAAGCCCCCAATGGAGAGTACGCCTGTTTTGCCGGAATGTGGGTTGATGGTGTGAACGATTTTGCATATCTTGAACCACTCGCTACAGATCCGCGATATCGCAGTTTAGGGCTTGCAACTGTAGCAGTAACCGAGCTAATGAAACGCACTGAACAACTGGGGGCTACATATTGTTTCGGAGGTGCCCCCGACTTTTATCCCAAAATTGGGTTTGAAACCGCCTGCCACCGGGAAATGTGGTCAAAAGCATGGTAA
- a CDS encoding aldo/keto reductase has translation MAQHLQDTTTLQNGVKMPWLGLGVFKVADGEELVLSVKQAIAHGYRSIDTAAAYQNERGVGQAIAEAMKDNGLNREDLFITSKVWNADLGYDATLAGYEASLEKLGLEYLDLYLIHWPVEGKYKESWRALETLYTAGRVKAIGVSNFQIHHLEDVMQDAGIKPMVNQVELHPYLSQQPLRTFSKEQGIQIEAWSPLMQGQLLEQPVLKEIAAAYGKSVAQVILRWDLQHGIITIPKSTKEQRIIENAALFDFQLSDEDMSRIDGLNRDERVGPDPDNFDF, from the coding sequence ATGGCACAGCATTTACAGGATACAACTACACTGCAGAACGGCGTGAAGATGCCCTGGCTAGGATTGGGAGTCTTTAAGGTCGCCGACGGGGAGGAACTGGTACTGTCCGTGAAGCAGGCCATTGCCCATGGCTACCGCAGCATTGATACCGCTGCTGCTTATCAGAACGAACGGGGCGTTGGCCAGGCGATAGCCGAGGCTATGAAGGATAACGGACTGAACCGTGAAGATCTGTTCATCACCTCCAAGGTCTGGAACGCTGATCTCGGCTACGATGCGACACTTGCCGGCTATGAGGCCAGTCTGGAGAAGCTGGGCCTGGAATATCTGGATTTGTATCTCATCCATTGGCCGGTAGAGGGCAAATACAAAGAGTCGTGGCGGGCACTGGAAACGTTGTACACAGCGGGCCGGGTCAAAGCGATCGGCGTCAGCAACTTCCAGATTCATCATCTGGAGGATGTCATGCAGGATGCCGGAATCAAACCGATGGTCAATCAGGTGGAACTGCATCCGTACTTGTCCCAGCAGCCCCTGAGAACCTTCAGCAAGGAGCAGGGCATCCAGATCGAAGCCTGGTCGCCGCTCATGCAGGGACAACTGCTGGAGCAGCCTGTGCTGAAGGAAATCGCCGCCGCATACGGCAAATCCGTAGCACAGGTTATCCTGCGCTGGGATCTGCAGCATGGCATTATCACGATTCCGAAGTCAACGAAGGAACAGCGGATTATCGAGAATGCCGCTTTGTTCGACTTCCAGCTCAGCGATGAAGACATGAGCCGGATTGACGGGCTGAACCGCGATGAGCGGGTCGGTCCGGATCCTGATAACTTTGATTTCTAA
- a CDS encoding YwqG family protein: MNNNQFLETIEQSEIARHKEYLRQVVRPAIDIVKNNDVEPRLGCSRFGGAPDLPVGSEWPTYEGNPYRFLGQINFAEISLTGADLPSTGLLSLFVADDPEGEGCLEAFEDGYVHAIYIPESIDLEEISPPNSDNGKTTVIEFIPAMDIPYDEYQVKDWPFGEEENDIYTEIRDSLHKSSDYLLGYPSHCTLAYDPSPGAGWISLLTIASDDDLEWCWHDGDNLMIFIETERLKNLDFSALKSDAG, translated from the coding sequence ATGAATAACAACCAATTTTTAGAGACGATAGAACAGTCAGAGATAGCACGCCATAAAGAGTATCTGCGCCAAGTTGTGAGACCAGCAATTGATATAGTTAAGAATAACGATGTTGAACCACGATTGGGCTGTAGCCGTTTTGGAGGAGCGCCTGATTTACCAGTTGGCAGCGAATGGCCTACATATGAAGGCAATCCATATCGTTTCCTGGGCCAAATCAATTTTGCGGAAATCTCATTAACTGGAGCAGACTTGCCATCCACAGGACTCCTAAGTCTTTTTGTAGCGGATGATCCCGAGGGTGAGGGTTGCCTGGAGGCTTTTGAGGACGGGTATGTTCATGCTATATATATTCCTGAATCCATAGATCTGGAGGAGATATCGCCGCCCAATTCCGATAATGGCAAGACCACTGTGATTGAATTTATCCCGGCGATGGATATTCCTTATGACGAATACCAGGTGAAGGATTGGCCTTTCGGGGAAGAAGAGAACGACATATACACGGAAATACGAGATTCTTTGCATAAAAGCTCAGACTACCTTCTAGGTTATCCTTCTCATTGTACACTGGCATATGATCCATCGCCTGGAGCAGGGTGGATCTCTCTGTTAACCATTGCCTCCGATGATGATCTTGAATGGTGTTGGCATGATGGCGACAATTTGATGATATTTATAGAAACAGAACGGCTTAAGAATTTGGACTTTAGTGCGCTTAAGTCTGATGCCGGTTAA
- a CDS encoding S-layer homology domain-containing protein produces the protein MNNHTFKQLVLSAAAVLTLTFAGQSFAAAASFQDLAGIPAKAKIEELQQKGIIHGVTDSKFLPNAPVTAAQGIQLIVNALDLNIDMVRFIKAPQATDYFPNASNTAWYADALIIAANNNIGLPADLDPAENWTREEFTHQLMLAIEKHSNLPMIKLMPVDIADEADFTSGYDGSIQRALALGIASLDTAGKFHPAKEITRAEAAELIYNALEYIAAHPAPAGGYGE, from the coding sequence ATGAATAATCATACATTCAAACAGCTTGTGCTGTCCGCAGCGGCAGTGCTGACGTTGACTTTTGCTGGGCAGAGCTTTGCCGCCGCCGCTTCTTTTCAGGATCTGGCCGGTATCCCGGCTAAAGCAAAAATTGAAGAGCTGCAGCAAAAGGGGATCATTCACGGGGTCACTGATAGTAAATTCCTGCCGAATGCTCCGGTTACCGCTGCCCAAGGCATTCAACTAATCGTCAACGCCCTGGATCTGAATATCGACATGGTTCGCTTCATCAAAGCCCCGCAGGCGACGGACTATTTCCCGAATGCCAGCAATACAGCCTGGTATGCGGATGCGCTGATTATCGCTGCCAATAACAATATTGGCCTGCCGGCAGATTTGGACCCTGCGGAGAACTGGACGCGGGAAGAATTCACCCATCAGCTGATGCTGGCGATTGAGAAGCACAGCAACCTTCCGATGATCAAGCTCATGCCGGTGGATATTGCCGACGAAGCTGATTTTACAAGCGGTTACGACGGCTCCATTCAGCGGGCGCTTGCCCTTGGAATCGCCAGTCTGGACACCGCGGGCAAATTCCATCCGGCCAAGGAGATTACCCGCGCAGAAGCAGCGGAGCTGATCTACAATGCCCTGGAATATATCGCTGCCCATCCGGCTCCTGCCGGTGGATACGGTGAATAA
- a CDS encoding MFS transporter — protein MSLDKRRSTLALLALAISAFAIGTTEFVSVGLLPLIADDLHISVTTAGLTVTLYALGVTFGAPVLTSLTTAVSRKTLLLALMVLFIAGNSLAAAADGIAMLLTARVISALSHGLFMSIASTIAADLVPEDRRASAISVMFTGLTVATVTGVPLGTFLGQQLGWRAAFIAIVITGIIALIGNLVLVPSGLRKGTKTPLRDQVKLVTNGRLLLAFAITALGYGGTFVVFTYLSPLLHDISGFKEKTVAVILLVYGIAIAIGNVIGGKAANRKPMNALFYMFALQAVVLLVLAFTAPFKAAALVTIFFMGLLAFMNVPGLQVFVVMLADRYAPSARDIASAVNIAAFNAGIAIGAYLGGLVTDHMGLIHTTWVGSIMVFGAVILTAWSRALERKDELTLQTEAA, from the coding sequence ATGTCCTTAGATAAAAGAAGAAGCACCCTGGCGCTGCTGGCTTTGGCGATCAGCGCCTTTGCGATAGGAACAACCGAGTTTGTCAGTGTCGGCCTGCTGCCGCTAATTGCTGATGACCTGCATATATCCGTAACCACAGCGGGATTGACTGTCACTCTATATGCGCTGGGCGTTACCTTCGGCGCACCTGTGTTAACGTCGCTGACCACGGCGGTCTCGCGCAAAACCCTGCTGCTGGCGCTGATGGTTCTGTTCATCGCCGGCAACAGTCTGGCCGCTGCCGCTGACGGAATTGCCATGCTGCTGACTGCACGGGTCATTTCGGCCCTCTCACATGGCCTGTTTATGTCCATTGCCTCAACCATTGCTGCCGATCTCGTGCCCGAGGACCGCAGGGCCAGCGCCATTTCGGTGATGTTCACCGGACTTACGGTTGCTACCGTAACCGGAGTGCCGCTCGGTACGTTCCTCGGACAGCAGCTTGGCTGGCGGGCTGCCTTTATCGCCATAGTCATTACCGGCATCATAGCGCTGATCGGGAACCTGGTTCTCGTTCCCTCCGGTCTGCGCAAAGGCACAAAGACCCCTTTGCGCGACCAGGTCAAGCTGGTGACGAATGGCCGCTTGCTGCTCGCTTTTGCAATTACAGCTTTGGGATACGGTGGTACCTTTGTCGTCTTCACCTATTTATCGCCTCTGCTGCATGATATCAGCGGCTTCAAGGAAAAGACGGTTGCCGTCATTCTGCTGGTGTACGGCATCGCCATCGCCATCGGCAATGTGATTGGCGGCAAGGCAGCCAACCGCAAGCCGATGAATGCCTTGTTCTATATGTTCGCCCTGCAGGCTGTCGTTCTGCTGGTCTTGGCCTTCACAGCACCCTTTAAGGCCGCAGCACTGGTCACCATCTTCTTCATGGGGCTGCTCGCATTCATGAACGTACCGGGCCTTCAGGTTTTTGTCGTAATGCTCGCCGACCGGTATGCGCCAAGCGCCAGAGATATCGCCTCTGCTGTCAATATTGCCGCCTTTAACGCCGGCATTGCCATCGGAGCATACCTTGGAGGGCTTGTCACCGATCACATGGGCCTGATTCATACCACATGGGTAGGATCAATCATGGTATTCGGGGCTGTAATCCTTACCGCCTGGAGCCGTGCGCTGGAACGAAAAGATGAGCTTACACTTCAGACTGAAGCCGCCTGA
- a CDS encoding winged helix-turn-helix transcriptional regulator: MAKKYNISVEATLEVIGGKWKCVILCHLTHGKMRTSDLKRHMPNITQKMLTQQLRELEQDGIVNRISYNQVPPKVEYELSEYGLSLRSILDSLCAWGERHIIREYGDKFAVLEDNVLNHKKAD; the protein is encoded by the coding sequence ATGGCTAAAAAATATAATATATCTGTGGAAGCGACGCTGGAGGTAATCGGCGGCAAGTGGAAATGCGTTATTCTCTGCCACCTGACCCACGGCAAGATGCGGACAAGTGATTTGAAGCGCCATATGCCGAATATTACACAGAAAATGCTTACCCAGCAGCTCCGGGAGCTGGAGCAGGACGGCATTGTCAACCGGATCAGCTACAACCAGGTGCCGCCTAAAGTGGAATATGAGCTCAGCGAATACGGCTTGTCGCTGCGGTCGATTCTGGATTCCCTCTGCGCTTGGGGGGAGCGGCATATCATCAGGGAATATGGCGATAAATTTGCCGTTCTGGAGGACAATGTGCTGAACCACAAAAAGGCAGACTGA
- a CDS encoding DUF1304 domain-containing protein — protein MMILSTILVALVALEHVYILVLEMFMWTTPRAQKAFGTSKQFAQDTKSLAANQGLYNGFLAAGLLWGLLHPNETTGFQLQLFFLICVGVAAIYGGVTAKKSILWVQGLPAFLAILAVLVANL, from the coding sequence ATGATGATTTTGAGTACGATACTCGTAGCACTGGTTGCGCTTGAGCATGTATATATTTTGGTTTTGGAAATGTTTATGTGGACTACTCCAAGAGCGCAGAAAGCGTTTGGAACCAGCAAGCAGTTTGCGCAGGATACAAAGTCACTAGCCGCTAACCAAGGACTGTATAATGGCTTCCTGGCCGCTGGTTTATTATGGGGATTGCTTCATCCGAATGAAACGACCGGATTTCAGCTTCAACTATTTTTTCTGATCTGTGTCGGTGTGGCAGCGATTTATGGCGGCGTCACTGCCAAGAAGTCGATTTTATGGGTTCAGGGCCTCCCGGCCTTTCTGGCTATTCTGGCTGTTCTTGTAGCGAATCTGTAG
- a CDS encoding ATP-binding response regulator, with amino-acid sequence MDYPVNILLVDDRPDEFLSVQALLADTPYRLIGASSGMDALKCLLEQEFALIIMDVLMPDMDGFETAKRIKMRQKSRDIPIIFLTALTSELENYMMAYTAGAIDFLTKPFHPIVLKSKIDGFVRLYQTHKELQIKSQELEAANVVLTELKETAEVALRIKSGFLAMMSHEIRTPLNGIIAMSDVLRTSELETDDLEMAEIIHTSGHALLSVINHILDFTKIESGKMELDYELFNLHACLKETMDLFRALAKERNLSMEMDIDPAIPALLVGDPNRLRQVLNNLIGNAIKFTASGGVKVHTRLRQSLDGVLQLEFVVEDTGIGIPADKMGYLFQPFTQIGATINRKFGGTGLGLSICKMLVELMGGTIYAKPGTEQGAVFIFTIQVTEGQPD; translated from the coding sequence ATGGATTATCCTGTGAATATTTTACTTGTTGATGACCGTCCGGATGAATTTCTGTCCGTTCAGGCGCTGCTTGCAGACACTCCTTATCGCCTGATCGGCGCCAGCTCCGGTATGGATGCCTTGAAATGCCTGCTGGAGCAGGAATTCGCCCTGATAATTATGGATGTGCTGATGCCGGACATGGATGGTTTCGAAACGGCGAAGCGGATTAAAATGCGCCAGAAATCGCGGGATATCCCCATTATATTTCTAACCGCACTAACCTCCGAGCTGGAGAATTATATGATGGCGTACACGGCGGGAGCGATTGATTTTCTGACCAAGCCCTTCCATCCCATTGTCCTGAAAAGCAAAATAGACGGTTTTGTCCGCCTGTATCAGACCCATAAGGAACTGCAGATCAAATCGCAGGAGCTGGAAGCGGCAAATGTCGTCCTTACTGAACTGAAGGAGACTGCCGAGGTTGCCCTGAGGATCAAGAGCGGGTTTCTGGCCATGATGAGCCATGAAATCCGCACCCCCTTGAATGGAATTATCGCAATGTCGGATGTGCTCAGAACTTCAGAGCTGGAGACAGACGATCTGGAAATGGCAGAAATCATTCATACCAGCGGTCACGCACTCCTGTCCGTAATTAATCACATTCTCGATTTTACAAAGATTGAATCGGGCAAAATGGAGCTGGACTACGAGCTGTTCAACCTGCATGCCTGCCTGAAAGAAACGATGGATCTGTTCAGGGCACTCGCCAAAGAACGCAACTTAAGTATGGAAATGGATATCGACCCGGCGATTCCCGCGCTGCTGGTTGGTGATCCGAACCGTCTTAGACAGGTCCTGAACAATCTGATTGGCAATGCCATCAAGTTCACGGCAAGCGGCGGTGTAAAGGTACATACCCGTCTCAGACAATCGCTGGATGGGGTCCTGCAGCTGGAGTTTGTGGTTGAAGATACGGGCATCGGCATTCCGGCGGATAAAATGGGTTATTTATTTCAGCCCTTCACACAGATCGGCGCGACCATCAACCGCAAGTTCGGCGGAACCGGCCTCGGGCTGTCCATCTGCAAAATGCTGGTTGAACTCATGGGCGGCACTATCTACGCCAAACCGGGCACCGAACAGGGAGCCGTATTCATTTTCACCATTCAGGTTACCGAAGGCCAGCCGGATTAG
- a CDS encoding RNA polymerase sigma factor encodes MEDQGIVRLYLQRSQQAIIETKNKYGAYCRVIARNTLSSYSDIEECENDTYLGAWNAIPPNMPRKFPVFLGRITRNIALDKHGYNTAKKRNREFEVILTELEECLASPDTVETEYEAGEIANLINQFLYALDEQARNLFIGRYWYSYSIKDLSMRFNMSGSKVKSILFRLRNKLKVHLEKEGVNL; translated from the coding sequence ATGGAAGATCAGGGAATAGTTCGCCTGTACTTACAGCGTTCGCAGCAAGCCATTATAGAGACTAAGAATAAATATGGGGCATACTGCAGAGTGATTGCAAGAAACACACTTTCCAGTTATTCGGATATTGAAGAGTGTGAGAACGATACATACTTAGGAGCATGGAATGCAATACCCCCTAATATGCCTAGGAAGTTCCCTGTATTTCTAGGGAGGATCACACGTAATATTGCGCTTGATAAACATGGTTATAATACAGCGAAAAAGCGTAATCGTGAGTTTGAAGTTATTTTAACTGAATTAGAAGAATGTTTAGCTTCCCCTGATACTGTAGAAACAGAGTATGAAGCAGGTGAGATAGCCAATTTAATCAATCAATTTTTATATGCCTTAGATGAGCAAGCAAGAAATTTATTTATTGGGAGGTACTGGTACTCCTATTCAATAAAGGATCTTTCTATGAGATTTAATATGAGTGGTAGTAAAGTAAAGTCCATTTTATTTAGGTTAAGAAATAAACTTAAAGTTCATCTGGAGAAAGAGGGGGTTAATCTATGA
- a CDS encoding response regulator, protein MTIKQRVWLASSAFILFLSSMIAVSIIYLEGVPLLLSLAFGAAGIILGSGLMMSIQRNIRRGLDRIMKISGDIAQGTLDSSAISPETGDDFGELVYSFHALAVNLEHKSTEERSLRLQAEEQAWINTQVTEMALMLQGSVHLETAAQVFIGKLSGAVGGTYGAVYLKQGDKLHFTAGYAFDEASSRREPFALGSGLVGQCALDQKMVVLHDLPEHYIRVHSGLGEAAPTTLILVPVIYEQDVVAVVELATLNTLADKEYELIKRTGQNMGVLINTLADVARIEELLGETQLQKEELEAQTEELQAQTQELEAQTEELLAQTDELRSQTEQLQAQGEELQMQADSLLTSNKQLQRQMELTEEQKSEIEAQADELKLQTEELFASNQDLQKQMEISEQQKEEIQAQADELLAQTEELQAQTEELQAQTEEISAANIHLQQQIELTEQQKEEIKTQAEEIFMAAQYKSEFLANVSHELRTPLNSLLILSQILAENKEGNLGPKQLEYVHTIFSAGKDLLQLIDEILDLAKLEVGKMTAVLEPVSLHDLSNHLFRHFEQQAKKKNIRFDVHCDSRLPDHLMTDSHRLQQIINNLLSNAVKFTPEQGSVSLSIRMSGNEAVFSVSDTGIGIPESKLESIFEAFQQADGTTSRKYGGTGLGLTICRELSTMLGGRIEVESTEGKGSTFSLAIPAVEPEGDALAQAAATFAAAASSELLNPDTSSRENTAFRESFVPDISISNPKLLQFAEMEDDRGNLLSDDTLLLIIEEDAEFAAILLQLARSRGFKAIVAFQGDQGLALAHAYKPDAILLDLHLPVLDGWSIISRLKSRPELRHIPVHVISTAEENQQSLAMGALSFWKKPSDQAELEAAFLQIETYIRRPVKSLLIVEDNKDLRSSLVEFIGHPDVRIVAVGTGREALEQLVSHHFDCMVLDLGLSDISGFDLLEQVKTNRKLQTLPVIIYTGKDLSKGDEQRLKHYAESIVIKNVRSMERLYDETALYLHRKHADLPPDKQRLIEKLHNPEAAFAGKSILLVDDDMRNIFALSSVLEGYNMDISFAQNGKEALQHLEQHPETQLVFMDIMMPEMDGYETMKHIRAMPEYDQLVIIALTARALEEDRLKCLQAGASDYISKPINTTQLVTVLKVWLIQ, encoded by the coding sequence ATGACAATAAAACAACGGGTTTGGTTAGCATCATCTGCCTTTATCCTTTTTCTCAGCAGCATGATTGCTGTATCTATAATTTATCTTGAAGGAGTTCCTCTACTCCTGTCTTTAGCATTCGGTGCAGCCGGCATTATTCTTGGAAGTGGACTCATGATGAGTATCCAGCGGAACATCCGCCGCGGTCTGGATAGAATTATGAAGATATCCGGAGATATTGCGCAAGGCACCCTCGATTCCTCCGCAATCAGCCCTGAAACTGGAGATGATTTCGGGGAGTTGGTATATTCCTTTCACGCTTTAGCCGTTAATCTGGAGCACAAAAGTACAGAAGAACGCAGCCTGCGGCTTCAAGCCGAAGAGCAGGCCTGGATTAATACCCAAGTTACAGAAATGGCCCTGATGCTTCAGGGATCGGTACATTTAGAGACCGCAGCCCAGGTTTTTATCGGCAAGCTGAGCGGCGCTGTCGGCGGAACCTACGGAGCGGTCTATCTGAAGCAAGGGGACAAGCTGCACTTCACCGCCGGTTATGCCTTCGATGAAGCCTCTAGCCGACGCGAACCCTTTGCGCTTGGCAGCGGGCTGGTTGGACAATGCGCACTGGATCAGAAGATGGTCGTGCTGCATGATCTGCCGGAGCATTACATCCGCGTGCATTCCGGACTGGGTGAAGCCGCTCCCACTACGCTGATCCTGGTTCCTGTCATTTATGAGCAGGATGTTGTCGCCGTGGTCGAGCTGGCTACCCTGAACACATTGGCTGACAAAGAATACGAATTGATTAAACGGACCGGCCAGAACATGGGCGTGCTGATCAATACTTTGGCAGACGTGGCCAGAATCGAAGAGTTGCTGGGTGAAACCCAGCTGCAGAAGGAAGAGCTGGAAGCCCAGACGGAGGAACTGCAGGCCCAGACGCAGGAGCTCGAAGCGCAAACCGAAGAGCTCCTGGCACAGACCGATGAGCTGCGTTCACAGACCGAGCAATTGCAGGCGCAGGGAGAAGAACTGCAGATGCAGGCAGACAGCCTGCTGACCTCGAATAAGCAGCTGCAGCGGCAGATGGAATTGACGGAAGAGCAAAAATCCGAAATTGAAGCCCAAGCCGATGAATTAAAGCTGCAGACGGAAGAACTTTTTGCCTCTAACCAGGATTTGCAGAAGCAGATGGAGATTTCTGAACAGCAAAAGGAAGAAATACAGGCACAAGCCGACGAGCTGCTGGCTCAAACCGAAGAACTTCAAGCGCAGACAGAAGAGCTTCAGGCGCAGACAGAAGAGATCTCTGCCGCAAATATTCACCTGCAGCAGCAAATCGAACTGACCGAGCAGCAAAAAGAGGAAATCAAAACCCAGGCGGAAGAAATCTTCATGGCCGCCCAGTACAAATCAGAATTTCTGGCCAATGTATCGCATGAGCTGCGCACTCCGCTGAACAGCCTGCTGATTCTGTCGCAGATTCTTGCCGAGAACAAAGAAGGCAATCTTGGCCCTAAGCAGCTTGAATATGTGCATACCATTTTCTCGGCAGGCAAAGATCTGCTGCAGCTGATCGACGAAATTCTCGATTTGGCCAAGCTTGAGGTAGGCAAGATGACCGCTGTCCTTGAACCGGTATCCTTGCATGATCTAAGCAACCACCTGTTCCGCCACTTTGAGCAGCAGGCCAAGAAAAAGAATATCCGCTTTGATGTCCATTGTGACAGCAGGCTGCCTGATCATCTTATGACCGACAGCCACAGGCTGCAGCAAATCATCAACAACCTGTTATCGAATGCCGTTAAATTCACTCCGGAGCAGGGCTCCGTCTCTCTATCTATCCGCATGAGCGGAAATGAGGCGGTCTTCTCCGTCAGCGATACCGGTATCGGGATTCCCGAATCCAAGCTGGAGAGCATCTTTGAGGCCTTTCAGCAGGCGGACGGCACAACCAGCCGCAAATATGGGGGAACCGGTCTTGGCCTGACCATCTGCCGCGAGCTTTCCACCATGCTGGGTGGAAGAATTGAGGTTGAATCCACAGAAGGCAAAGGCAGCACCTTCTCCCTGGCTATTCCCGCTGTTGAGCCGGAGGGTGACGCTCTTGCCCAGGCAGCTGCGACGTTCGCAGCTGCCGCCAGCAGCGAGCTTCTCAATCCGGACACCAGCAGCCGGGAGAATACCGCCTTCCGTGAATCCTTCGTGCCCGATATTTCCATATCCAATCCGAAGCTGCTGCAGTTCGCAGAAATGGAGGATGACCGGGGAAATCTGCTCAGCGATGACACGCTGCTCCTGATCATTGAAGAAGATGCCGAGTTCGCGGCTATTCTGCTGCAGCTCGCTCGCAGCAGAGGCTTCAAGGCGATCGTCGCCTTTCAGGGCGATCAGGGCCTGGCTCTGGCACATGCCTACAAGCCGGATGCCATCCTGCTCGACCTGCATCTTCCCGTCCTTGACGGCTGGTCAATCATCAGCCGCCTGAAGAGCCGGCCGGAGCTGCGTCATATTCCGGTGCATGTGATCTCGACCGCGGAAGAGAATCAGCAGAGCCTGGCCATGGGCGCACTCTCCTTCTGGAAGAAACCCAGTGATCAGGCCGAGCTGGAGGCTGCCTTCCTGCAGATTGAAACCTATATCAGAAGGCCGGTAAAAAGCCTGCTAATTGTCGAGGACAACAAGGATCTGCGCAGCAGCCTTGTAGAGTTCATCGGGCATCCCGATGTACGCATTGTCGCAGTGGGGACAGGACGGGAAGCATTGGAGCAGCTGGTGAGCCATCATTTTGACTGTATGGTCCTTGATCTGGGCCTGTCGGATATCAGCGGCTTCGATTTACTGGAGCAGGTCAAAACCAACCGCAAACTGCAAACCCTGCCGGTCATCATCTATACGGGCAAAGACCTCAGCAAGGGCGATGAACAACGTCTGAAGCATTATGCCGAGAGCATTGTCATCAAGAACGTGCGCTCCATGGAGCGGCTGTACGACGAAACCGCGCTGTACCTGCACCGCAAGCATGCCGATCTGCCGCCGGACAAGCAGCGCCTGATCGAGAAGCTGCATAATCCGGAAGCGGCTTTTGCCGGGAAGAGCATCCTGCTCGTGGATGATGATATGCGCAATATCTTTGCGTTATCAAGTGTCCTGGAAGGTTATAATATGGATATCAGTTTTGCGCAGAACGGCAAAGAGGCGTTACAGCATCTGGAGCAGCATCCCGAGACCCAGCTTGTATTTATGGATATTATGATGCCGGAGATGGACGGGTACGAGACGATGAAGCATATCCGTGCCATGCCGGAGTATGACCAGCTTGTGATTATTGCCCTGACCGCCCGGGCTCTGGAAGAAGACAGGCTTAAATGTCTGCAGGCCGGCGCTTCTGATTATATTTCTAAACCGATTAATACCACCCAGCTGGTTACTGTACTGAAGGTGTGGTTAATTCAATAA